A genomic region of Mesobacillus jeotgali contains the following coding sequences:
- a CDS encoding DEAD/DEAH box helicase, whose product MDIKLNLKVIKDICGTVSFKRGDAFYRAGKVEIPDYNEQWVNATVTGADVFHVTVTKSNDGRFTTECTCPKLASVKHECQHVAAVLLAILDEQKQGTSNAINNNDRSGNGLAEGLLNIFSEEPRRTSNHQLHFETRKILNTMFKIEPIETSDQQLMLGVSMSIGPIKIEDITGFLKSVANRETSLLSDLFTYDPKLHCFQSDIDSIIKILIQIVHDSELSLKDENAFSTLIIPPSFWHQLVPLLERAPDVKLIEEGEVTGQFSVSIERLPLLFNFEKITDKDYSLKIAGISDLIVLQKYDLVWLKTKLIQLSTEDCSRLFELKNMLAQSRTDSIPILHDQMGFFVDKVVPGLRRIGEVQIDGDITKQFLTEPLITKLYLDRVNNRLLAGIEFQYGKIVFNPLEEREPRVNSLLIRDMVKEDQILELLDEGSFAKTDGGYFLHNEGLEYEFLYHVLPKLQKLVQVYATTAVRNRIFREPARPQIRVKVKKERTNWLEFKFEMDGVPEKQIRDILEALEEKRKFYRLRNGALMSLETREWEEIQRFLKAGPIQDEDLEKGLNVPIVRGMQMLESFEDGSILQLEDSFRSFLEEISTPGKVKFEVPDRLAPILREYQKHGFQWMKTLASYGFGGILADDMGLGKTLQSITYIASELSDVRERQQPILIVCPSSLVYNWLSEFLKFTPEIQAVIIDGNKEERSKLLKDVSGIDVVITSYMLLRRDIHLYEKIRFHTAFFDEAQAFKNPLTQTAKAVMNIQADHRFALTGTPIENSIEELWSIFRVVFPELFQGLKEYSNLTSKTIARRIRPFLLRRVKEEVLGELPEKIESIDRVELLPEQKKLYAAYLAKLRHQTLKQLDKNTIRKNRIKILAGLTRLRQICCHPALFVDGYKESSAKFEQLKNIIEESRFAGRRVLIFSQFTKMLDLIGKELAYEGIPFFYLDGQTPPEDRVEICEKFNAGERDFFLISLKAGGTGLNLTGADTVILYDLWWNPAVEEQAADRAHRMGQKNKVQVIKLIASGTIEEKMNELQDKKRNMIEEIIEEKSSASLTEEDIREILQI is encoded by the coding sequence ATGTATTTCATGTCACTGTCACGAAAAGTAATGACGGCCGTTTCACAACTGAGTGCACATGTCCAAAGCTTGCGTCTGTCAAACATGAGTGCCAGCATGTGGCCGCAGTATTGCTGGCTATTTTAGATGAGCAAAAGCAAGGGACATCAAATGCGATAAATAATAATGATCGATCTGGAAATGGGCTCGCAGAAGGACTGCTGAACATTTTCAGTGAAGAGCCTCGAAGGACAAGCAACCATCAGCTCCACTTTGAAACAAGGAAGATTTTGAACACGATGTTCAAGATCGAGCCGATTGAAACGAGTGATCAGCAATTGATGCTGGGTGTTTCGATGAGCATTGGCCCAATCAAAATCGAGGATATTACGGGATTCCTGAAAAGTGTGGCGAATCGGGAGACATCATTGCTATCTGACTTGTTCACTTATGATCCAAAGCTTCATTGTTTTCAAAGCGATATCGACTCTATCATCAAAATACTTATCCAAATCGTCCATGATTCAGAGTTATCGTTGAAGGATGAAAATGCCTTTTCAACCTTGATCATTCCGCCATCTTTTTGGCATCAGTTAGTGCCGCTGCTGGAAAGAGCTCCGGATGTTAAATTGATTGAGGAGGGCGAAGTTACCGGGCAGTTTTCTGTTTCGATTGAAAGGCTTCCACTTTTATTCAATTTTGAAAAGATCACTGACAAAGACTATTCATTAAAAATTGCTGGTATTTCTGATCTGATTGTTCTTCAAAAATATGACCTCGTTTGGTTGAAAACCAAATTGATTCAGCTCAGCACTGAGGATTGCAGCAGATTATTTGAACTGAAAAATATGCTCGCGCAATCAAGAACGGATAGCATACCGATTTTACACGACCAGATGGGTTTCTTTGTGGACAAAGTCGTACCAGGTCTGCGCCGTATTGGGGAAGTCCAAATAGATGGCGACATAACAAAGCAATTTTTAACCGAGCCGCTGATCACAAAACTTTATCTTGATCGCGTGAATAATCGATTATTGGCAGGAATCGAATTCCAGTATGGAAAAATAGTTTTCAACCCTCTTGAGGAGAGGGAACCGAGAGTCAATTCTCTGTTAATCAGGGACATGGTCAAGGAGGACCAGATCCTTGAGTTGCTGGATGAAGGTTCTTTCGCGAAAACGGATGGCGGTTATTTTTTGCACAATGAAGGGCTTGAATATGAATTTCTGTATCATGTCCTGCCTAAGCTGCAAAAGCTTGTGCAGGTATACGCCACAACAGCTGTCAGGAACCGGATTTTCCGGGAGCCGGCCCGACCGCAAATACGTGTCAAGGTGAAAAAAGAGCGGACAAACTGGCTTGAATTCAAATTTGAAATGGATGGGGTTCCTGAAAAACAGATCAGGGATATCCTTGAAGCACTTGAAGAGAAACGAAAATTCTATCGTTTACGCAATGGGGCATTGATGTCACTGGAAACGAGGGAATGGGAAGAAATCCAGCGTTTCTTGAAGGCAGGGCCCATCCAGGATGAAGATTTGGAAAAAGGGTTGAATGTCCCGATTGTCCGTGGGATGCAAATGCTGGAATCTTTCGAGGATGGATCCATACTGCAGTTAGAGGATTCGTTCCGGAGTTTTCTAGAAGAAATCAGCACTCCCGGCAAGGTTAAGTTTGAAGTTCCTGATAGATTAGCGCCAATACTACGTGAATACCAGAAACATGGTTTCCAATGGATGAAAACTCTTGCAAGTTACGGATTTGGCGGAATCCTGGCAGATGATATGGGGCTTGGTAAAACACTTCAAAGTATCACCTATATTGCTTCAGAGCTTTCCGATGTGAGGGAAAGGCAACAGCCCATCCTGATTGTTTGTCCATCATCCCTTGTTTATAACTGGCTCAGTGAATTCTTGAAATTCACTCCTGAAATTCAGGCAGTCATCATCGATGGCAATAAAGAGGAGCGGTCCAAACTGTTAAAGGATGTTTCGGGTATTGATGTTGTCATTACCTCCTACATGCTCCTGCGCAGGGATATTCACCTGTACGAAAAAATCAGATTTCACACTGCCTTTTTCGATGAAGCACAGGCGTTTAAAAATCCGCTGACTCAAACGGCAAAAGCAGTGATGAACATACAGGCAGACCACCGATTCGCGTTAACAGGTACGCCGATTGAAAATTCCATCGAGGAATTATGGTCTATTTTCCGGGTGGTATTTCCTGAGTTATTCCAGGGGTTGAAGGAATACAGCAATCTGACAAGCAAGACAATTGCCCGCAGGATCCGGCCATTTTTACTGCGAAGGGTAAAGGAAGAAGTGCTTGGGGAGCTGCCTGAGAAAATCGAATCAATCGATAGAGTTGAACTGCTGCCTGAACAGAAAAAGCTTTATGCTGCATACCTTGCAAAGCTTCGCCACCAGACCTTAAAGCAGCTGGATAAAAATACGATCAGGAAAAATCGGATCAAAATACTGGCTGGACTGACGAGGTTAAGACAAATATGCTGCCACCCAGCGTTGTTTGTAGATGGATACAAGGAGAGCTCTGCTAAATTTGAACAGTTGAAAAATATCATTGAAGAGTCCAGATTTGCTGGGAGAAGGGTCCTGATATTTTCACAGTTCACAAAAATGCTCGACTTGATCGGCAAGGAGTTAGCATACGAGGGCATTCCTTTCTTCTACCTGGACGGACAAACACCTCCTGAAGATCGAGTAGAAATATGCGAAAAGTTTAACGCAGGAGAACGAGACTTTTTCCTGATTTCCTTGAAAGCAGGGGGCACAGGCTTGAATTTAACAGGAGCTGACACAGTCATTCTTTATGATTTATGGTGGAATCCAGCCGTTGAGGAGCAGGCCGCAGATCGTGCCCATCGAATGGGTCAGAAGAATAAAGTCCAGGTCATCAAACTGATCGCAAGCGGAACAATTGAAGAGAAGATGAATGAGCTCCAGGACAAAAAACGGAACATGATCGAAGAAATTATCGAAGAAAAAAGCTCAGCGTCGCTGACAGAGGAAGATATCCGCGAAATTTTGCAGATATAG
- a CDS encoding redoxin domain-containing protein, giving the protein MLLEERIFLANRGLNVGKQAPDFALPGTHNTKYRLSDFAGQPVIIVFLRGTWUPNCRNQLVQLNEQYDVLKEKGIQVLGIAGQNIKGIQAYVDSEGIKIPILSDEKRTVIKQYEVFVPIKWDSFRIAIPSTYVLDGNHVIRYSYIGDSQFDRPAIDGILNIIQEIHESGADVEDAAEQEQAGVFVGAMKETFHDIVLSTQMIKQSVNHNLESINELENELTENKEALSQFFTVFEQMESKISLYSETIHKVVDGSFAVIQDNQQASEHMKQTSVLLKELVGLTQTIGSISSTISSISAQTKILALNASIEAARAGEHGKGFAVVAKEVGKLAAASADASQNISTQLEGIENKISSSFSSFTDFDDLMQQIDSKVNLQNKELEDVSSGILSIRADSTSLADRLRMITEQQVAQQQKISSVKHQELSISSEIDGIHKDIEENNKLVSELDKRVY; this is encoded by the coding sequence ATGTTGTTAGAGGAGAGAATATTTTTGGCTAATAGAGGATTGAACGTAGGCAAGCAAGCACCTGATTTTGCTTTGCCAGGAACACATAATACAAAATACAGATTATCAGATTTTGCAGGACAGCCTGTTATTATTGTTTTCTTAAGAGGCACATGGTGACCAAACTGCCGAAATCAGCTGGTCCAGCTGAATGAACAATATGATGTTTTAAAAGAAAAGGGAATACAAGTCCTTGGGATTGCTGGACAGAACATTAAGGGCATCCAGGCTTACGTTGATTCAGAAGGCATCAAGATTCCGATTCTTTCTGATGAAAAGAGAACAGTGATCAAGCAATATGAGGTTTTTGTACCTATAAAATGGGACAGTTTTCGAATAGCCATACCTAGCACCTATGTCTTGGACGGGAACCACGTCATCCGTTACAGCTATATCGGGGATTCGCAATTTGACCGTCCAGCGATTGACGGCATTTTGAATATCATCCAGGAGATCCACGAGTCAGGGGCGGATGTAGAGGACGCAGCTGAGCAGGAACAAGCTGGAGTATTCGTAGGAGCTATGAAAGAAACCTTTCATGATATTGTTTTATCCACCCAGATGATCAAACAAAGTGTGAACCATAATCTGGAATCAATCAATGAACTGGAGAATGAGCTTACTGAGAACAAGGAAGCTCTATCCCAGTTTTTCACCGTATTTGAACAAATGGAATCGAAGATTAGCTTGTACAGTGAGACAATTCATAAGGTAGTAGATGGGTCTTTTGCTGTCATTCAAGATAATCAACAGGCTTCCGAGCATATGAAGCAAACATCAGTTTTGTTAAAGGAATTGGTCGGTTTAACACAAACTATTGGCAGCATCAGCTCAACGATATCATCGATTTCTGCTCAAACTAAAATTCTTGCGTTAAATGCTTCGATTGAAGCTGCAAGGGCAGGTGAACATGGTAAGGGATTTGCAGTGGTTGCAAAAGAAGTGGGCAAGCTTGCAGCTGCTTCTGCAGATGCATCACAAAATATATCGACACAATTAGAGGGAATTGAGAACAAAATCAGTTCAAGCTTTTCTTCCTTTACTGACTTTGATGACCTTATGCAGCAAATTGACTCGAAGGTGAATTTGCAAAACAAGGAGCTCGAAGATGTTTCATCGGGAATCCTTTCAATCAGGGCTGACAGCACTTCCCTGGCAGACCGGTTGCGGATGATCACTGAACAGCAAGTAGCCCAGCAACAGAAAATCAGTTCTGTCAAACACCAGGAATTGAGTATTTCCTCAGAAATCGACGGAATCCATAAAGATATCGAAGAAAATAATAAACTTGTGTCCGAACTGGACAAAAGAGTTTACTAG
- a CDS encoding STAS domain-containing protein encodes MESTFNQRDEVTDFIQSNRELFEQHLLSEAVNVASKINEILQKGNIDLLKNAEKLIVYIVEQQEENVVAFAEQEGIAWAEHSLTVAFKLEWIQAIRRTLWHFLDKYDQMYNRFTDREEFFQLEKKINDQVDQFLNTFFLTYTKYKDELLNSQRKLVEHLSVPIIPVSSSVAVLPLIGMMDDYRMQIIEEKVLMDISKLKVQTLIMDLSGIADMEMNVISHFQKVLSGVSMMGSNAVITGMRPDLVRKMIHAGITFDQKAETKGTLQQTLRSYLDNEVTK; translated from the coding sequence ATGGAATCAACTTTTAACCAGAGAGATGAAGTGACCGATTTCATTCAATCTAATAGGGAACTTTTCGAACAACACTTGTTATCAGAAGCGGTAAATGTAGCTTCGAAGATTAATGAGATTCTCCAAAAAGGGAATATTGACCTTTTAAAAAACGCTGAGAAGTTAATTGTCTATATAGTAGAGCAGCAAGAGGAGAATGTGGTTGCTTTTGCTGAACAAGAAGGAATCGCCTGGGCAGAACATTCATTGACAGTTGCTTTCAAATTGGAATGGATCCAGGCCATTCGCAGAACTTTGTGGCACTTCCTAGACAAATATGATCAAATGTACAACCGATTTACTGACCGAGAGGAATTCTTCCAACTCGAGAAAAAAATCAATGACCAAGTTGACCAATTCCTGAATACCTTCTTCCTTACTTATACAAAGTACAAAGATGAATTGCTCAACTCGCAGAGGAAGTTAGTTGAACACTTATCCGTGCCCATTATCCCAGTGAGCAGTTCTGTTGCGGTACTTCCTCTAATTGGTATGATGGATGATTACAGAATGCAGATTATCGAAGAGAAGGTCCTGATGGATATTTCAAAGCTGAAAGTCCAAACATTGATTATGGATCTTTCTGGGATCGCAGACATGGAAATGAACGTCATCTCGCATTTCCAAAAAGTATTGAGCGGTGTCTCGATGATGGGTTCAAACGCTGTCATAACCGGAATGCGTCCTGATCTTGTCAGAAAAATGATTCATGCAGGAATCACTTTTGATCAAAAGGCAGAAACCAAAGGTACGCTACAGCAAACCCTGAGGTCCTATCTGGATAACGAAGTTACAAAATAA
- a CDS encoding aminoglycoside 6-adenylyltransferase, with translation MKQEQQMLNELLGWARQNDNIRTVLMTSSRANPRAFTDLFTDYDFEIFVNELDSFVQDDGWLDQFGSLIKKVVLQDGDWRTRLVLYEDGTKMDFQITTNDFVKHLASMSELPDAYDNGYKVLLDKDGIAKGIPLPSYTAYITKKPSAERFADIINSFWGDTAYVANSLWRDELYFAKYMLDNIIRFHYLQPVIEWHLGVKHDWSVNPNKFGRWFKRYLDGDTWDELEGTYAGASLEENWEALFRMADLFSRLAQEVGKSLGYEYPMEYEQKMREYLLKVRNLPLDAESFK, from the coding sequence GTGAAACAAGAACAGCAAATGCTTAACGAGCTATTGGGATGGGCCAGGCAGAATGATAATATACGTACGGTTTTGATGACAAGCTCTCGAGCTAATCCCCGCGCATTTACCGATTTATTCACAGATTATGATTTCGAGATTTTTGTAAATGAATTAGATTCTTTTGTCCAGGATGACGGTTGGTTAGACCAATTTGGCTCACTTATCAAAAAAGTGGTTTTGCAGGATGGCGATTGGCGAACGAGACTCGTCCTGTACGAAGATGGGACTAAAATGGATTTTCAGATTACAACGAATGATTTTGTTAAACACCTGGCTTCCATGTCAGAACTGCCGGATGCATATGACAATGGCTATAAAGTCTTGTTAGATAAGGATGGAATCGCAAAAGGAATCCCGCTGCCATCTTATACGGCATACATAACAAAGAAGCCGTCAGCGGAAAGATTCGCTGATATCATCAACAGTTTTTGGGGAGATACCGCATACGTAGCAAACAGCCTCTGGCGTGATGAATTGTACTTTGCGAAATACATGCTCGACAACATCATTCGTTTCCATTACCTTCAACCAGTGATCGAATGGCATCTCGGTGTGAAGCATGATTGGAGTGTCAATCCTAATAAATTTGGGCGATGGTTTAAGCGTTATCTCGACGGTGATACATGGGATGAGCTGGAGGGAACTTATGCGGGAGCAAGTTTAGAGGAAAACTGGGAAGCTCTTTTCAGGATGGCTGATCTTTTTAGCCGCCTGGCACAAGAAGTTGGGAAGAGTTTGGGGTATGAGTATCCGATGGAGTATGAGCAGAAAATGAGGGAGTACTTGCTAAAAGTCAGGAACCTGCCATTAGATGCGGAAAGCTTTAAGTAG
- a CDS encoding phosphatase PAP2 family protein, with the protein MMDLKLFKLINRLSGRFSPVDQLMILISNRVRYAYLLIIVLMLFKNRFNKRIALETGIAIIISFFSHFFIHIFYLKPRPFIKRRVGILIPSKRDSSFPSKHTMLAFAASTTIFMFHRTLGTIMMWMSALTGFSRVWVGHHYPSDIIGSALLGSLTSLVARIISFSKFGNKPEAS; encoded by the coding sequence ATGATGGATCTTAAACTTTTCAAGCTGATCAACAGACTTTCTGGCCGCTTTTCACCAGTGGATCAACTAATGATTCTTATTTCGAATCGTGTACGCTATGCTTATCTTTTAATCATAGTATTGATGCTGTTCAAAAACCGGTTTAACAAAAGAATTGCTCTAGAAACGGGGATTGCGATTATCATCAGCTTCTTTTCCCATTTCTTCATCCATATATTTTATCTTAAACCTCGCCCCTTCATAAAACGACGCGTCGGAATCCTTATTCCGTCAAAAAGAGATTCTTCCTTTCCCAGCAAGCATACAATGCTCGCTTTCGCTGCTTCTACCACTATATTCATGTTTCACCGGACCCTCGGTACGATCATGATGTGGATGTCTGCACTAACCGGCTTCTCCCGTGTCTGGGTTGGTCACCACTATCCATCCGATATCATCGGAAGTGCACTTCTTGGATCACTGACAAGTTTGGTGGCACGCATCATTTCGTTCAGTAAGTTCGGAAACAAACCGGAAGCCAGTTAA
- a CDS encoding GyrI-like domain-containing protein, with protein sequence MLGLSFHINENGFTYYLALEVEDTAIIPEEMELITVPAYTYASTEYKGTAVHEAYTALYAWIKKNGYSLSKGELEHLEEYPGSFNPLQDAPELKINIPILV encoded by the coding sequence ATTCTTGGGCTTTCTTTTCATATCAACGAAAATGGTTTTACATATTATCTGGCATTGGAAGTGGAAGATACGGCGATTATACCTGAAGAAATGGAGCTTATTACGGTTCCGGCCTATACTTATGCCAGTACAGAATATAAGGGAACAGCAGTACATGAAGCTTATACAGCCTTGTATGCTTGGATTAAAAAGAATGGCTATTCATTAAGCAAGGGTGAATTAGAGCATTTGGAGGAGTATCCAGGAAGCTTTAATCCTTTACAAGATGCACCTGAACTGAAAATCAATATTCCGATTTTGGTTTAA
- a CDS encoding DUF4257 domain-containing protein — protein MLENVIFAMVIGGFVGLTAHVRKRGKIIMPRRTKKFIYLGFLEEILTGSLAAALLVVSSEADSLLRVFLMSIMAGFGGDALLRGLELFRIGSSSQGGEDIGK, from the coding sequence TTGTTAGAAAACGTTATTTTCGCAATGGTCATCGGTGGATTTGTTGGACTGACAGCTCATGTTAGAAAACGAGGCAAGATCATCATGCCTAGAAGAACAAAGAAATTCATTTACCTTGGTTTCTTGGAAGAAATCCTCACCGGTTCATTAGCAGCCGCACTATTGGTAGTCTCTTCAGAAGCTGATTCACTGCTTAGAGTTTTTCTGATGTCCATCATGGCTGGTTTCGGAGGTGATGCCTTACTAAGAGGACTTGAATTATTTCGAATAGGAAGCAGTAGCCAGGGTGGTGAGGATATTGGCAAATGA
- a CDS encoding NUDIX hydrolase encodes MFILNVEGAIYREGKWLIIERSSKEEHAGGLLSLVGGRVENEGFSKDLLERTLKRELFEEVGITVKDDVTYVRNTSFVLPDGREVLDLVFYCEIDAGEPYPKSKDEVEAVYWLTTAEIFAHPKAPIWLKESIEEAEKLNNKLQYK; translated from the coding sequence ATGTTTATTTTAAATGTAGAAGGTGCTATTTACAGGGAAGGAAAGTGGCTGATTATTGAAAGGAGTTCCAAAGAGGAACATGCCGGAGGGCTTCTTTCGCTTGTTGGCGGAAGGGTTGAAAACGAGGGATTTTCAAAGGATTTACTTGAGCGAACTTTGAAAAGGGAGCTCTTTGAGGAAGTGGGTATCACAGTAAAAGATGATGTTACATATGTTCGGAATACTTCTTTTGTTCTTCCTGATGGAAGGGAAGTGCTTGATCTGGTCTTTTATTGTGAAATTGACGCTGGCGAACCATATCCAAAAAGTAAAGATGAAGTTGAGGCAGTATATTGGTTGACTACAGCAGAAATTTTTGCTCATCCTAAAGCTCCCATCTGGTTAAAAGAAAGCATTGAAGAGGCAGAGAAATTAAATAATAAATTGCAATACAAATGA
- a CDS encoding kinase, giving the protein MEFAEKIMKEIHSAISQNERFVLGIDGLSRAGKTTFVKKLASMLESKEIQNMIIHIDDHIVERKSRYNTGQDEWQEYYYLQWDIESLKEILFEKLSYSNDLKLPYYDHALDRHEYKELNIADKKVIIVEGIFLLRKEWSSFFDFAVFLDCPREIRFSRESLETQLNIEKFNKRYWKAEDFYLEKVRPIEKAHLVLSCEKLVEN; this is encoded by the coding sequence TTGGAATTTGCAGAAAAAATAATGAAGGAAATTCATTCAGCTATTAGTCAAAACGAACGTTTTGTTCTAGGTATAGATGGACTTAGCAGGGCTGGGAAAACAACTTTTGTAAAAAAACTCGCTTCAATGTTGGAATCAAAAGAAATTCAAAACATGATTATCCATATAGATGACCATATTGTTGAACGGAAAAGCAGATATAATACCGGGCAAGACGAATGGCAAGAGTATTATTACCTGCAGTGGGATATTGAGTCGCTCAAAGAAATTTTGTTTGAAAAGCTCAGTTATTCTAATGATTTGAAGCTTCCTTATTACGACCATGCATTGGATCGACATGAGTACAAAGAACTTAATATAGCCGATAAGAAGGTCATTATTGTTGAAGGAATCTTCTTGCTGAGAAAAGAATGGAGCAGCTTTTTTGATTTTGCCGTTTTTCTGGATTGCCCTAGAGAGATTCGTTTTTCAAGGGAAAGCTTGGAAACTCAGCTGAACATAGAAAAGTTTAATAAAAGATATTGGAAAGCAGAAGATTTTTATCTGGAAAAAGTGAGGCCAATTGAAAAGGCGCATTTAGTCCTATCATGCGAAAAGTTGGTGGAAAATTGA
- a CDS encoding serine hydrolase domain-containing protein — translation MTLRLDKKLTNEKINSCLVLHENKVVYEFFRNNKQKQKLHKVNSVTKSVLSILIGIAIDQGKIKSIKQPIADFFEGLEESKKAITVEHLLTMTPGFDWPEFTSWGGRPMPMINSKDWVKFVLEREMIEEPGVSMHYNSGASHLLSAILQKSAGEPLTSFAEKYLFQPLQIKDYSWHSDSKGVAIGGFGLSLNPFDLLKIGKLMLSNGKWETKRIVSDGWIQNSTAPRYIGPYFGMYGYHWWILTDKDNAPVSPHTFFAMGYGGQYIIVVPETNLVTIFTSDNYGETHLPLDYFKQEILPSLS, via the coding sequence TTGACTTTGCGTTTGGATAAGAAGTTAACAAATGAAAAAATCAACTCCTGTCTTGTTCTGCATGAAAATAAAGTGGTATATGAATTTTTCCGCAACAACAAGCAAAAGCAAAAATTGCACAAAGTAAATTCCGTGACAAAAAGCGTCCTTTCAATTTTGATAGGCATCGCGATTGATCAAGGGAAAATCAAAAGTATAAAACAACCGATAGCTGATTTTTTTGAAGGCCTCGAGGAATCCAAAAAAGCAATTACAGTTGAGCATCTGCTGACTATGACTCCAGGTTTTGACTGGCCGGAGTTTACGAGCTGGGGAGGCAGGCCGATGCCGATGATTAATAGCAAGGACTGGGTAAAGTTTGTGCTCGAACGGGAAATGATCGAGGAGCCGGGGGTAAGTATGCATTACAATTCCGGTGCGTCCCATTTGTTAAGCGCCATCCTTCAAAAATCAGCAGGGGAACCTCTGACAAGTTTTGCGGAAAAATACTTGTTCCAACCGCTGCAAATCAAAGATTACAGCTGGCACTCTGACTCAAAGGGAGTCGCGATTGGCGGATTTGGGTTGTCTTTGAATCCTTTTGATCTTCTGAAAATAGGCAAGCTGATGCTAAGTAACGGGAAATGGGAAACGAAGAGGATTGTTTCGGACGGATGGATACAAAATTCTACTGCACCAAGGTACATTGGCCCTTATTTTGGAATGTATGGTTACCACTGGTGGATTCTTACAGATAAGGACAATGCCCCGGTCAGCCCGCATACCTTTTTCGCGATGGGATATGGCGGCCAATATATCATAGTCGTACCTGAAACAAACTTAGTAACGATTTTCACGAGTGACAACTATGGAGAAACACATCTGCCGCTGGATTACTTTAAGCAAGAAATACTGCCATCATTAAGTTAA
- a CDS encoding DUF4253 domain-containing protein — protein sequence MSWKKLFSFGKTQEKELNLDEIDFSEEALTILKTNSPSKLMPLYKTDLFFDKPGELAGICIKTRKEESEHFVLKLKEELREISYQAFICDYDHKEIGIIKGTDQFDILKVQQTNGDNYDISNEKIISKLKFWHRRFPFIIIGADYDWVEISFLIMPKSEELKVLAKEIAKFCPDIVEQGTGTISGLIEEMKETGKLFLWWD from the coding sequence ATGTCCTGGAAAAAGTTATTTAGCTTTGGCAAGACTCAGGAGAAGGAATTGAATCTTGATGAAATTGATTTTTCAGAAGAAGCACTGACAATTTTAAAAACCAATTCACCAAGCAAATTGATGCCCTTATACAAGACGGACTTATTTTTTGATAAGCCAGGTGAGCTGGCGGGGATTTGTATTAAGACTAGGAAGGAAGAATCGGAACATTTTGTCTTGAAGCTTAAAGAGGAACTGCGGGAGATAAGCTATCAGGCCTTTATTTGCGATTATGATCATAAAGAGATCGGCATTATCAAGGGTACTGACCAATTCGACATTCTGAAGGTTCAGCAGACCAATGGAGACAATTACGATATAAGCAATGAAAAAATCATTTCAAAACTGAAGTTCTGGCATAGAAGGTTTCCATTCATCATCATTGGGGCGGATTATGATTGGGTGGAAATCAGTTTTCTCATAATGCCAAAAAGCGAGGAATTAAAGGTACTGGCAAAAGAAATCGCTAAATTTTGTCCGGACATCGTGGAACAGGGAACAGGAACGATCAGCGGTTTAATAGAAGAAATGAAAGAAACAGGGAAATTATTTTTATGGTGGGATTAA